GTTCTGGACCTCGGGAGATTTGTGTTCCTTATTCTGACGACTCGTGTTCTCAAAGATTGCAAGTTCTCTCCTGTCAGTCACATTCGTCATTGAGGACAACAAGACCCGGAAGAATGAGCTGGAAACGGAGGATTGCTCGTATTCGACTACCGGTCTCTGGACAGAGTTGGCCGCTACGCCGAGCATCGATTGTATACTCTATAGAAGGTTGTTATCTCTCCCGCCTATAATGCCCGCCCCTCGTCCCCTAGCTAGAAGCTGTCGTGCGACGTCCCGCTGCTGCAGGCGTCTTCTCTGGCGTTCGGTCACCTGGTCCCAGACCTGGGTTGGGGTGTCCCCGGCGCAATTTCGCTGCTCCATGCAGCCCCCGGCCTCGATCAGCACTCCCAGCATTGCGTCCCGTGCTTGAATAGAGCGATCCCAGTCCACGGGCTCTAGCTTCCTCCAGCAGCCTCTCCGGTCGAAGACGAACAGGCCACCCCGCATCACATCATGCAGCGGAGTTTTACCTCGATGATTGGTGGCATTCACTGTCGCCCCGCATTGAACGAGATAGCGGAGGAGATCGAGCTGGTCCCAATGGCGAACAAGATAATGCAGCGCGGTACTACCGTCGACCGGAGCGGGGTCGTTTACTCTGACCTGCTCCAGCACCCGGTCGATCAGATCGACGTCCAGAGGTTGGTCCTACGTGTGGAGGGTCAGTTGATGCAGAAGGTTGCGACCCCCAGGATCACAGCTGCGAGCGTCGGCTGCATGAGCAAGCAAGAGCCGGAGTACAGAGAACGAGAGGCTGTTCGCGATCGCTTGGCTCACGGGGGGAGGGCCCTCGGGGTGAGGAACTTTCACGGCGGCCGGGTCGGCCTCGACCAGTAGGGTCACTGTCTCCAAACGGCCAGTCGCGAGGGATGCCTTGCGATCGGGTCAACGCCCAGTGCAGTGGCAGCCGGCCCTTGCTGTCCATCGCATTCACCATGGCCGTCCGGTCGACCCCGCCGCAGTGGTCTAGCAGTACGCGGATGGCGTCCGCATTCCAGAACAGACCGGCGATATGAAGTGGGGTGACTCGGGTGGTGTAAGTAACCCATATCGTAGATGCTCGATCCGATGAGGCCTCCCCAGCACTGGCAAGTATGCACTTGTTCCTCGGTGTTAGCTGCTGCAGAGATCAATCGCGCCACCATGGCGGAAGTGCCCGGGGCACGGCGGCACCGAACAGCACCCTTCCTGATCCAACAGCCAGTAAATAAAGGTTTCATGTCACCACCCGCCGTGcttgctcctcttccgtctcctcctcttcatttTCCACATCTCCCAATCCGACGGCCGCGCTGAACAGCGCCGTCCGGCCCTGAAAATCCTGTCCGCTCAAGCTCGCTAACGGCGGCTCTCGCTGCAGCAACCACTGAAATAATTCCAGGTCCGTCGTCGCACACATATCATGCATGAGGGATATGTCTACTCGAGCTAGATACGTCTGCAGACTCTCGTCAACAGAGGAATCTAGACTCCCCGAGAACATCTCCACCAGGGCGCGGAAACCCGGAAACTGTGGTGCTCAATTGCGTAGGCGAAGGGGTTATCCCAATCGTAGCCGTAGTCCCGGAGGATGATGGGGTTCGTGCATTGTCGTTGGTACTGCTGGAGGGCTGCGACGTCGTCGCGACGGAGGATCTCGTATAACAACTCGCAGGATTCCCCTTCGTAGACGGCCGCGCCGTCCGTGACATAAAAGGCCGAGGGATCCCACCCCTTGAGGTTGGGATGTTGCTCGTGATAGTCGGCATAGGCAATTGGCAAGATAGTTTAGGGGAGATGGGgatttggagaagatgtAGATGGCTGGAAgtgaaaagacaaaaatagAGGGAGAGGGGGAGGGTCCCCGGGTACTTATATGTTCACTGCGGGGCCGGTCTCGGTTATTTCAGTGTTGGCTTTGGCACCAATAAGAGCATCATCCGACACATCAactctctctttttgtctATTTATATACAAACAAGCATACCTCCATAGAGTCTTCGATGGGCAGGCATCGTTCTTCTCGCAGCCTGAGGTCCACGCGCACGCACGGCTTGGTGGAGGGGGGATAGTCAACAGGCTGCCTGATATACCAAAGGACACCTAGCGGCGATAGTGCCCACTTCGGCCTCGTTACTCTCACAGCCCCCCTTACATTTGCTAGAGCTATGGAAGCCGCGCCACTGACAAGTGGGCAGGTCCTCCGAGGCCAGACAGCACAGGGTTTGCGTCTACCTCAATCCGGTCAAACGCTCAGTGGAATCCAGCAtggttcttttcttttagtaCTCACGCGTAATCTCGGTGAAGCCATTGGGACACGCTTGTCCGCAGTTGATAAACCGACAGACGCTGTCCTGTGACGAGGCGGTGGTAgtgctgctgctggcggAGGTCTTCTCAGATACCGCCAGTCTTTCCCGCAGTGTGCATTGATATGGTGTTTATTCATCGAAGTATATTGTGGATCTATTCCTTTtgagacaagaaagaatTCTAAGGCTATCTAAATCAGGACACTGCCACACTAGTAGCAAGTTAGCCGCTTTCGTGCGGTTGTTCGATGGGCAACAGTAAAACCTGTATATAAGCAACTCCGATATAGGGACTATACCCGGTATAAGCAATCTACCAGCCTGTCTCCTATCGTTTTCTACATAGAATTGCAAGAAACCTCGATATACAGAACTTTCAGTAAACTACTCTGTCTACATTTTAAAAGGATTTATATAGTGATCTTAGTATAAGCAATACCTCGTTATAAGCGATTTAGGTAGTCGGCTCAAACCCTTGCTTATATCCAGGTGTTACTGTATGGTTGAAATTAGTAGACACCTCGCGTCTCTGGGTTAGTGGTGTTAGCGTGGGTTCAGGCCCCAATAACAACGCCcagagaaaaggaacagCACGGTAAATATATTGGGGGTCCACCTTGACCCATGGTTCCAACGAAGCCGCGGAAGTCCGCCAACAGCTCCAGCTACTCCTAGGCCTtccccttttcccttttcccttaCCACTTGGTCAgttgttcctttttcctttaaCATGTAATTTATACTAGTTTTGATCTCCCCTGATATCAGGAGCGACAGTCCGTTATGCTTCGCCGTCATGCTGACTATCAATGTTGGCCTCAGCAGGGGGGAAATCGTATAACATGACTATGGATGACGATCGGTGCCCAAGGCTCAAGAATAGAGTGCCAAGGCCAGATCTATACGCCCGGCTTCACACCGGTGCCAATAGCACGTACAGCTAGCAAATCAAGAAGTAGAATGGGATGACTAGTGGAAAGgctttataataaagtttcAGCGGTATCTCGTATCTACGCATGATCCGTAGGCTTTTTTTTAACACAATGAGGCAAGATTATGCCAGCTTGGCTTTAGCACTGTgtgggaagggaagaaggggaaCTACATACGTGGTACCACTGAGAAGGGCAACAGACGCTCGCAGGTGTATTTCAGCCTGATGCCATCAGGCCCCGTCGTAGGGCAAGGCGGGGGTTTTGCTAACGGCTGGACCGGACGGTATCCACTACTGACTCGCTAGAAGATGTGGAATGCAATCCGAGTTGTTGAGGTCCTTAACTAATGTGGGGAATTGGCGCGACTGGCGCGGCGGATGAGCACGCTTTTGCTACGCGCCCTCCAATGATCTGGCATACACTTTGGGACTCGATAACGGAAAGGTCGTTGTGTGGATCGTATCAAACGCAGTTTAGACATTTTAGCTGGCTGCCGTGGGTAGTGGCAGAAGCTTGGTTCTGTTATTCTTTCTCCAGATGAGAAATGAGGCGACAAGTAGATCTACTCACTCTGAGCAGTGCCTTTCACCACAGCCTCTTCTTACATATGGAATTTGAGGCAGTTGCTGAACGCCGCACGGTGCTCTTACCAGGACCCTCCACGCTGAACGGTCGGCGTGATTTCGATGGACAGACAATGCGGGGATAGCCTCGCCCGACCCGTGAACTATCATGTTTAGCGTACGGGGCCACGGCATCGTACCGACCGGTCAGGATACAGTACTCTAGTGACGCCCCTCTCTCGAAGGCCAcaaatagtatatattaacGCAACACGAAGTGCACCTGCACGGCCTACAAATGACCAAGATGGCGTGCTTTGACCCTGTTGACATATCACAACGTGGATAACAAATGGTGACTATCCAAAGAGTTAACTAATCACAAAAACGTGATAAGAGAGCGCAAATCTAGACACTAACGCGGCTAGGATACTTAAAACGAGATTTAGATTCGTACATATCCAATGGGAATTGCTTCTCGCCCTATGAGATAGTGAAACCTCGTGCATATCACCGTGCAATGAGCCAAACGCCAGTATATCTGTGTCCCAGGAATATAATCCCTGTCTGATCAGGCACCACTGCCGCCTGGATCTAGGcttccctcccccctcccccGGCCCCTCACAAGCCCCGAGACTTCATGTGCTATATAAGAATGAATAACGCCGTCCTGTTGACCATGCTGAAGCCTTCCCACTTTTCCTTCTGACCTACTGGATTACGTAATATTCACCATCTTTTCGTGGCAATGTCTACACCCCAAAGGTCTAGTCCTcccaatgaagaagaagtatGTGAACCATTACCCCTCCTAGATGCTTTCTTGAAAACCCACTAACTTCGCTCAGCGAAGGGTCCAACTGCCTCTCAATCCCCAGCGTGGCATAGGGCTTGCAACACTTACCTATACGCGTAATGGTCCTGTaggagaagatcgaagatTCTACTTCCAAGACGATCGCATAATCCCTGCAGAGATGGTTTCCCGTATGAACAGAAGTCAAGAGACCAGAAGCCAGGATTGTATATGCCACAACCCCCAGACCTAACTAAATAAGCAACTGATGGCAGTGCAGTGGAAGGTATCAGCAGCCAATGCTCACTGTCTGACGACGGGGAGTCACAGGAAGAGCCCACGGAGGCTTGCCACTGTTACCGGGATACTGAGATCGACGAGTCCTCTCACGTCTTTAATGGAGATATGGTTGATGGCATGAAAGCTCCACGGGTGCGGAAGCATCATATGCGGGGAGGCTCGGTGAAGGGAAAGAGCAAGCTGGTTAATGGTGACCTTGATAGACACACCTTTCTTGCGTTTTTCTGTCAAGATTAATACAGCAGTTTCCGTTTGGCCTCCCGTGGTAGATCAGGATATGTTGGTCTTGCTTCCACTGATGCATATAGCTAGTCCTGGTGGCTATATTTCACCTATGGGGTTACATTGTCCATTCCGAGGCGTCTATCTGCTATCTGTAGTGACGTAGTGCGAATACAACATACACATATACCGGGAAGACATACTAGTCCTATAGTAGATGGACCGGAACCCAACGGATAATAATcctgtttccttttctttataatcttataattGACTTATATATTTGGCAAACGTATTCCTGGCCCCACTGTTGTCGCGGACACCTCAGTGCGAGTGTGGCTGCCTTATTGCTTGTGACCAGCGTGACTCTATACTGTTGCAGTGCTAGTAGCATCCTCGATGCGTTTGCCATTGCAGCCAGCTCCCCGAATATAGATTCTGCTCTGACCTTGCACCAAGCGTGAGAGAGAAGCATTTCCCTTTCAGCTTTCTATACTTGGGCGGCCGCTGCTGGACCGCTCCTCCAAATCCTACTACCCCATTCCGTGCTGAGCTGCTCACTGTGAGCTAAATCGTGGTGTAGTGTCTCCGGATAGTGGTGTCACCGTATATGCTCTTTGATTGTTGTAGTAACCCTAAGCTGAAACTGGGCTAAACTAAATTCGGAAGGGAATGGAATAATGATTCTCCCGAGCGTGGAAGTTGTCCCTTGGTATGgaaatatctagatttagTGGCAAGCTATGTATTTTAAAGTTACATAGGAATGACTGGAGAGTTTGTTTTTGCAGGAAAGAATTTATATCAATCTCATTCTCAGCAATCCACGGCCCTTCTTTTGCAAAGACACTAGAAAATACGAAATGTGGAATACAAAGAACATTGATTATAGCGTATGGAATCCTATGATAACGACCTGACTATTCTGATACCCGAAAGTAATTGTAGCGTCATGGACTGTATAACTAAAAAATGAACGATACTCAGTAGGGAGCCACAGTAGATTCTCGCCTCCTAAGGCGACCTAAGCTTGAGTGTCTGCCGCTCCCTGCCAGTCGCTGTATCCCAGAGCTTACCCACATCACGAATTGAACCACAACTTAGCAATCCGCCACCCCCGTTCATAGTCCAGATCAATGTAATATCTCCAAGGACTCAAGGCCACATGAATAGCCTGACACTCCCAGTCGAAAGCGACTGTCGCGTCCGGAGTACCATTGAGTCTCTTTACCATATCGACAACCAGTATGCACCCAGTAATAATCTCAAAAACGGAGAGCAAGGAAATGATAGCAATCGGTCCTGGATCTGCCCATCGTAGCATGCTACGAGGCGATAAGCTCGGGCTTTTATCTCTCaagaaacaagcaaagaTCATCATGGCGAGAGGCGAAAGGGCCAGTAGTGTCAATGCAAGGAAGATTAACCCGATAGCGATAAGTGGGTTCGCATTCAGATATAAGAGATGAAACCCAAAATCAACGAACAGCCAATTGCGTGAGCAGATCTGTGTCGCTGAGCAAGTCGAAGCTCCGGGCGCAGCGTCGATTTGAGACTGCACGCAATCGTAGCTTGGATCCGGCGCACGCAGGCCCCAACCAGGTCCAGGAGCCGTAAGGGAGGGAAGATTGATATGGATCACGTACCACGAAGCAATCCACTGGATGACTGCTAGGATGTAAAAGATCCCCCGTGCAACATTTTTCCCACAACGGTTGGTTCCAAAGGCACAAGAAAATGGATGGTATCTGAACAGGCCGGCATATTTCCAGGGGATTACCCAGCCAACTATGAAGGGTGTGGCAGCGCTCTCTGGCGCGGCAGCCAGTTTACCAAATGACACCCACCACCAAATGAACGAAACTAGATCATAGCCAATAAAGAGCCAACTGTACCAGTGTACCTCACCGAGCCCTTTGCAAGGCTTGTTTCTCGGGCTGTACAACGCTTTCTGCTGTAACAAAAGCTGAAACAGTGATCCTACTAGAAAGCCAGCACATGTGGCCCAGCTAGTGAGGAGAGTCGGCCACATGGCCGAATCGCGTGGAGTAGACGGAATGACCTTGTAGTCATTGAAGCAGCTCACGGCTTCGCACCATTCCGAGCTGTTG
This DNA window, taken from Aspergillus flavus chromosome 5, complete sequence, encodes the following:
- a CDS encoding ankyrin repeat-containing domain protein, whose translation is MCATTDLELFQWLLQREPPLASLSGQDFQGRTALFSAAVGLGDVENEEEETEEEQARRVCILASAGEASSDRASTIWVTYTTRVTPLHIAGLFWNADAIRVLLDHCGGVDRTAMASLATGRLETVTLLVEADPAAVKVPHPEGPPPDQPLDVDLIDRVLEQVRVNDPAPVDGSTALHYLVRHWDQLDLLRYLVQCGATVNATNHRGKTPLHDVMRGGLFVFDRRGCWRKLEPVDWDRSIQARDAMLGVLIEAGGCMEQRNCAGDTPTQVWDQVTERQRRRLQQRDVARQLLARGRGAGIIGGRDNNLL